GTCGTCCAGGAGCGGCTGCGGATGGCGCTGTCGGCGCTCGAATCGAAGGACGACGACCTCGCGGAGGAGGTGATCGTCAGAGACAGCGAGGTGAACGATCTCTACCTCGAGCTCGAACGCCAGTGTACGGAGCTGATCGCCCGTCAGCAGCCGGTCGCGGGCGACCTCCGGTTCATCGCGGCCTCGTTCAAGATCATCACGGACCTCGAGCGGATCGCCGACCTCGCGACGAACCTCGGGAAGTACACGAAACAGGCCCGGCGGGACGTCTACCCCGACGTGGACGTCCAGGCGATCGGCGCGGTCGCACTCGAGATGATCGAGGCGGCGATGGACGCCTACGCCGACGAGGACGTCGAGGCGTGCTACGCGATCGACCGGCGCGACGACGAGCTCGACGCGATGTGCGAGCGCGCGAGCGGGACGGTCGTCCGCGACCTGATCGAGACCGAACTCGGGGCCGGAACGGACGAGGGGGAGATCGAACGGCTGCTGAGCGACGTCTCGCGCGTGCTGCTGACCGTGCGGGACTTAGAACGGATCGGCGATCACGCGGTGAACATCGCGGCGCGAACCCTCTACATGGTCGAGAACGACGACGAACTGCTCTACTGAACGTCGCTACAGTCGGCGAGCACGGCCGTTCGCCCTCGCCTCAGACGTCGGCGCCCGCTCGCGAGCGATAGACCAGCAGGACGACCACGCCGGGGACGACGCCGACGAGGGTCCCAGCGAAGACCGCGAGCGCCCAGACGGGCGCGCGCTCGTCCTCCCGATCTACCGCGTCGAGGTAGGTCCAGTAGCCCACGGTCCCGGCGAGCAACAGGAGCGAGAACACGGAGACGAGGACGACCTCGCCGGTGACCTGCGCGACCGCCCGATGAACCGACTCGAACTCGCTCGTTCGAAGGGGAGGACGCCGGGAAACGAGGGCGTTCTCCACCGTCACGTCAGAGCACCGACTCCGGGTCCTTGAGGTAGACGTCCTGCTCCGTGACCCGCTCGTAGACGCGATAGAGCGTGTCGATCTCCGCGTGGTCCGGCCGGAAGCGGATGTGCGGGGCGGTGTAGTAGGCCTTCGCGGTGATCAGGAAGAAGTAGAGCGTCCGGAGCCCATTCGGCGTGACGTCGACGACGCCGATCGACTCCCCGCCCAGGTCGTCGGAGAACGATCCGAGCAGCGACGCGACCTCGTCGTGGAGCCGTTCGTCCGGGCGCTCGAGCGTCGTCCCGAACGTCTGGTTGAGGAACCGGCTCGTCGCCGCGAGAAACGGGTTCGAGTCGATTCCCGTCGGGTCGACCGCCGAGAACGCGTCGTAGAGGTCGACGAGCGTCGAGAGCTCCTCCCGCGTGATCGCGATCGGCATCACCGGCTCCCCGGCCGGGAGCGAGTACTCCGGGAAGCTGTGGGTTCGGGGATCGGGCACCCGGGAGAACAGCTGGTCGAGACTCATACCCGACCCGTTCGTGGCCGTCGGTGAAAACGGTAGTGACGGTGAGAGCGACGACCGGCCGAACGGTCGGGCTCCGGACGAGCGCCCGGCTACCAGTCGACGCTGAGGGTGCCGTCGCCGTTCGGATCGGGCGAGATCTCCTCGTTCGTTCGGCGATCGACGACGTGGATCACGCCCCTGTCCTTCTTCGCGGGACAGACCTCCGCCGCCTCGACGTTCGCGTCGAGGTCCGCCTCGTCGATGAAGTAGGCTCTGGGTTTCGCGATCCCCGTCCCGAGATCGAGCTCCCAGTTGTCCGAGACCTCGGCACAGCGGCCCGCGCCGATGCACTTGTTCGCCTCGAAGACGATCTTGTAGGGCTTCTCCTCGACCGGCGGGGCGTTCGCCTCGCCGATCTCGCTCGGGTCGATCGGGCCGTCCGTGTCGCTCATGGATCGGGAGAGGAAGCGGTCCGGCTTTCGGGTTACGGTTCCGGTGAAGCGCCGTGGCGGGGTGGGCCGAACCGGCCCGTGACAGGGGTGGGTTCGCGGTCGTCTCCGGTCGAACCGGTTCGTCCGAGAGACCTACCGCGAGTCGATTTCGAAACCGAGTTCCTCGTCGGTACCCGAAAAGACGATCCACGGGTCGGAGAGACGGCGTTCAGTCGTGGACGGTGATCGACTCGATCTCGATCGGCGTCGTCGGCCTGTCGTTGCCGTCCGTGTCGGTCGATCCGATCTTGCGGACGATGTCCATTCCGTCAGTAACCTCGCCGAAGACCGAGTGGCGGTCGTCGAGGTGCGGGGTGGCATCGAGCGTGATGAAGAACTGCGAGCCGTTGGTGTCCGGACCGCGGTTGGCCATCGAGAGCGTGCCGGCCGAGTCGTGGCGGAGTTCCGGGTGGAACTCGTCGTCGAACGTGTAGCCTGGGCCGCCACGGCCGGTGCCCTCCGGGTCCCCGGTCTGGATCATGAAGCCCTCGATCACGCGGTGGAACGGGACGCCGTCGTAGAGGGCGTCCCCCCGTGTTTCGCCGGTTTCGGGGTCCTCCCACGTGGCCGTCTCCGGCCCGGGGTCCTCGCTCGCCGCCGGGTCGTGGTCGACTAGGTTTCGGAAGTTCGCGACCGTCTCCGGTGCCCGCTCGTCGTACAGTTCGACCTCGATGTCGCCTTCGGTGGTGTGAATCGTCGCGCTCGTCATGGCTCGTCGTTCGGGCAGGGGACGCATAACGGTGGTGATCGGACGACGAGCGGTCGGCTCGAGGGAGCCCTCGCTACCCCGGGTCGATCGGCGGGTTGACGACGACCGCGTCGAGGATCGTCGCGAACCCGACGACCGACGCGACGGCGAGCATCACGTGCGTCGAGAGGCCCGTCACCGTGGCTATCGACACCGCGCCGACGAACGCGGTCGGGATCGCCAGCAGCGTCAGATCGGGGCGGGCGACGGAGGCGAGAACGGCTGCGAGCGAGCCGAGCACGTCGTTTCGTTCGCGGGCCTGTGTGAGGAGGTCGCTCACTGTCTGATCGGGTGAAGGTGAGAACGCCAGCCGTAAAACGGCCGAGGCTGCACAGCACGCGTGCGGTAGCTTCATCCTCCCGCCCTCCACACTCCGGGTATGCCCAGTCCCGGATCGCACACCGCAGACCGCATCACGCTCGCCCGCCTCCCCTCGGGCGTCCCGATCGAGACGACAGTCCACACGTACAAGGGTCGCGACGCCGGCCCGACGCTCTACGTCCAGGCCGCCCAGCACGGACGCGAGGTCAACGGCTGTGAGGTGCTCCGCCGGCTCCACGACCGGATCGACCCCACGGAGCTGCGCGGAAAGCTCGTCGTCGTCCCGGTCGCCGATCCCCTCACGTTCGATCACGTCTCCTACACCACCCCCGAGGTCCTCGACTCGGTCAACCCGAACATGAACCGCGTCTGGCCGGGCGACCCGGAGGGGACGCTTCACTCCCGCATGGCCGCCCGGCTCTGGGCGTACGCGGGTGAAGCCGACGCGATCGTCGACCTACACACCGGTGGGCCGACGATGCTCACCCACGTCGTCTTCATGGAGGGCGACGACGACTCACGCGCGCTCGCCGAGGCGTTCGGGACGGACGTACTACTCGGCGAGGAGGCCGGCGACGAGGCCGGCGAGGAGTGGGGCCAGCGCAACTTCGCCGGAAAGCTCCGCGTGGCCGCGACCCAGGAGGGCATCCCCTCGATCACGCCCGAACTCGCGTACAACAAGTGGCTCGTCGAGGAGGCGATAGAGATCGGTCTCAGAGGGATGGAGAACGTGCTCGCGGACCTCGACATGCTCGATAGGTCGGTCGAGGAGAACGGCAAGAAGATCCTCGCGCGCAACCACCTCGGCCGGGTGCAGGCCGAGACCTCCGGCCTGTTCCGCGCGCACCCGGATCGGGAACTCGGCGAGCCGCTGCGGGCGGGCGATCCGCTCGGAACGCTCTACGACCCCGCGACCTACGAGGTGCTTCAGGAGGCTGAAGCCGACCGCGAGGGTATCCTCTACGCCATCGCCCGCGAGGCGACCGTAACCGCGGGCGACAGTCTCGGGAACGTCGCGCTCGTCAGGGAGAAGTAGCGTCGGCTCACTCCCCCTCGACGGGCGTCTTCACGATCGTCACCGGGCGCTCGGAGAGCGAGGCGACCCGTTCGGCGACGCTCCCCAGGAGACGACGGTACTCCCCGGACCGGTTCTTCGAGCCGACGACCGTCAGACCGACGTCGGCCTCGTCCGCGTACCGGAGGATCTCCTCGTGTGGGACGCCGTGACGGACGACCGCCTCCGTTTCGAGATCCGCCCGGCCGGCCGACTCGGCGATCCCTCGAGCGCGTCACGTCCCGCACGTTCGAGAGCGCTCTCGAGCCCCTCGAACTCGTGGACGTACTCGTCGCCGGGGTACGAGCCGTACGTGTCCGTATCGACGACGTAGAGCGCGTGCAGCGTCGCGTCGTATCGGCCGGCGACGTCGATCGCGTGTTCGACCGCACGTTCGGCGCCGACGCTCGCGTCGGTCGGTAACAGATAGACACACGGCGCGTTCGGGTCCGGTGA
This region of Halalkalicoccus sp. CGA53 genomic DNA includes:
- a CDS encoding ferredoxin, with the protein product MSDTDGPIDPSEIGEANAPPVEEKPYKIVFEANKCIGAGRCAEVSDNWELDLGTGIAKPRAYFIDEADLDANVEAAEVCPAKKDRGVIHVVDRRTNEEISPDPNGDGTLSVDW
- a CDS encoding peptidylprolyl isomerase; the protein is MTSATIHTTEGDIEVELYDERAPETVANFRNLVDHDPAASEDPGPETATWEDPETGETRGDALYDGVPFHRVIEGFMIQTGDPEGTGRGGPGYTFDDEFHPELRHDSAGTLSMANRGPDTNGSQFFITLDATPHLDDRHSVFGEVTDGMDIVRKIGSTDTDGNDRPTTPIEIESITVHD
- the phoU gene encoding phosphate signaling complex protein PhoU is translated as MARKEYQKRLSELRDDVLYMGEVVQERLRMALSALESKDDDLAEEVIVRDSEVNDLYLELERQCTELIARQQPVAGDLRFIAASFKIITDLERIADLATNLGKYTKQARRDVYPDVDVQAIGAVALEMIEAAMDAYADEDVEACYAIDRRDDELDAMCERASGTVVRDLIETELGAGTDEGEIERLLSDVSRVLLTVRDLERIGDHAVNIAARTLYMVENDDELLY
- a CDS encoding succinylglutamate desuccinylase/aspartoacylase family protein, which produces MPSPGSHTADRITLARLPSGVPIETTVHTYKGRDAGPTLYVQAAQHGREVNGCEVLRRLHDRIDPTELRGKLVVVPVADPLTFDHVSYTTPEVLDSVNPNMNRVWPGDPEGTLHSRMAARLWAYAGEADAIVDLHTGGPTMLTHVVFMEGDDDSRALAEAFGTDVLLGEEAGDEAGEEWGQRNFAGKLRVAATQEGIPSITPELAYNKWLVEEAIEIGLRGMENVLADLDMLDRSVEENGKKILARNHLGRVQAETSGLFRAHPDRELGEPLRAGDPLGTLYDPATYEVLQEAEADREGILYAIAREATVTAGDSLGNVALVREK